Proteins co-encoded in one Lates calcarifer isolate ASB-BC8 linkage group LG17, TLL_Latcal_v3, whole genome shotgun sequence genomic window:
- the eps15 gene encoding LOW QUALITY PROTEIN: epidermal growth factor receptor substrate 15 (The sequence of the model RefSeq protein was modified relative to this genomic sequence to represent the inferred CDS: deleted 3 bases in 3 codons) yields MKAVGNRNTMAATLSLTQLSSGNPIYDKYYRQVDPTGSGRVAAADAALFLKRSGLADLILGKIWDLADSERKGSLNKQQFFIALRLVACAQNGLEVALKSLNVAVPPPKFNDTSSPLLAGGVAVDIPWVVKPEEKMKFDTIFDSLGPVGGMLTGDKVKPVLLNSKLPVDILGRVWELSDLNRDGMLDKDEFSVAMYLVYRALEGEPVPMSLPPPLVPPSKRKKPSVPPAMPLLPSPPSVKDSRSSHAGSKTMPHPPKPAPAPVPAPAAASWVVSPADKAKYDELFNKTDSDLDGLVSGPEVRDIFLKTGLSSATLARIWELCDIGDIGKLTREQFALALHLINQKLTKGLDPPQSLSQEMIPPSDRQNIKQNNAANLAADFSAIKELDSLSNEIVELQREKSSVEEEIKEKEEAIRQRSSEVQDLQDEVAKESEELQRLQAQRQKVQEALEELDQQKGSLEEQLNHIRQQTSQETQLISSLQSEHEEQEQRICQYEEELVQAREELLALQEESRRLQEKVQSAQEQLTPLQESVRDSFTQVSQVQQKLNDLQVEERSVTAQLSWKRALEDSSPVMVNGSAGPIAELHQGDPFQQDLFQDDQPKELKEEEPAAVCNLQKEHSDQNEKGEEEEKEDESPNTQEEEKPKPDALDDLYTSLASSDMYNSLSTLSKQRDNTVMEHSSPEVSSEVADDIEESSKESPPKVASPEQESKQEPAESTETTTSSLPPQVGPRSVPPQTSPPSLPEMDFFHSDPFTDHDPFKDDPFGKADVADPFGGDPFKGTDPFAADSFFTQTSSAPFSSEDPFSASADPFGTTAGMPEPDLFAAKLNDTAAAPEAGSDPFTSKPNNPALAGTDPFSSAGSGVAESDPFGGKANAMAEADPFSSQDGGTDPFSCSPASSDMAVKDVAATNDPFAPGGTTVSASSDPDPFAAVFGNESYGGGFADFSALAKSNGADQFGINNKNLFQEDSQSTSPDIPPALPPKTGTPTRPPPPPPGKKSSISRTESSDSFHRRGHFLPQPSGDFSSSSSSPSLPAKDPLADPFAPSSPPRHNVREADRFASFDKYPTEEDMIEWAKRESEREEKERLARLTQQEQEDLELAIALSKSELS; encoded by the exons ATGAAAGCAGTGGGAAACAGAAACACTATGGCTGCCACTCTGTCTCTTACTCAG CTCTCCAGTGGAAATCCTATCTATGACAAATACTATCGACAG GTTGATCCGACTGGCAGTGGGCGTGTGGCCGCGGCCGATGCAGCTCTGTTCCTGAAGAGGTCGGGCTTGGCTGACCTGATCCTGGGGAAG ATCTGGGATTTGGCTGACTCTGAACGTAAAGGTTCCCTTAACAAACAG CAATTCTTTATAGCATTGAGGTTGGTAGCCTGTGCTCAAAATGGCCTGGAGGTGGCACTCAAGAGCCTTAATGTGGCTGTTCCTCCCCCCAAATTT AATGACACAAGCAGCCCGCTGTTAGCAGGAGGAGTGGCTGTTGACATACCCTGGGTTGTCAAA cctgaggagaaaatgaaatttgaCACCATCTTTGACAGTCTTGGTCCAGTGGGAGGGATGCTAACAGGAGACAAGGTTAAGCCTGTCCTGCTTAACTCCAAACTGCCAGTGGACATCCTTGGCAGG GTGTGGGAGCTCAGTGACCTCAACAGAGATGGCATGTTGGACAAAGATGAATTTTCTGTG GCCATGTATTTGGTGTACAGAGCTTTGGAGGGGGAGCCTGTTCCCATGTCCCTACCACCTCCCCTGGTTCCACCCTCCAAGAGGAAAAAACCCTCGGTGCCTCCCGCGATGCCCCTGTTACCCTCGCCCCCCTCCGTCAAAGACAGTCGCTCCTCCCATGCTGGCTCTAAGACCATGCCCCACCCCCCTAAACCCGCCCCAGCTCCTGTCCCAGCACCAGCAGCCGCCTCT TGGGTGGTGTCGCCAGCAGACAAAGCCAAGTACGATGAACTCTTCAACAAGACAGACAGTGACCTGGATGGGCTGGTGTCTGGACCTGAAGTCAGAGATATCTTCCTCAAGACCGGGCTGTCCTCTGCCACACTCGCACGCATCTG GGAGCTGTGTGACATTGGAGACATCGGGAAACTGACACGAGAGCAGTTTGCCCTGGCACTTCATCTAATCAACCAGAAGCTGACAAAAGGCCTGGACCCTCCGCAGAGCCTCTCCCAAGAGATGATCCCTCCATCTGAcagacaaaacatcaaacag aACAATGCGGCCAACCTGGCAGCTGACTTCTCAGCCATCAAGGAACTGGACTCTCTCAGTAATGAGATTGTTGAACTACAAAG GGAGAAGAGCTCTGTGGAAGAGGAGATcaaggaaaaggaggaggccATCAGACAGCGTAGCAGTGAAGTGCAG GACTTACAAGATGAGGTGGCGAAGGAGAGCGAGGAGCTGCAGCGGCTCCAGGCTCAGCGTCAGAAGGTCCAGGAGGCCTTGGAGGAGCTGGACCAACAGAAGGGCTccctggaggagcagctgaatCATATTCGCCAACAAACCAGTCAGGAGACACAACTG ATCTCATCGCTGCAGTCGGAGCACGAGGAGCAGGAACAGAGGATATGTCAGTATGAGGAGGAGCTGGTTCAGGCCAGAGAAGAGCTCCTtgctctgcaggaggagagcaggaggctGCAGGAGAAAGTCCAATCTGCTCAGGAGCAGCTCACACCTCTGCAAGAGTCTGTGCGAGACTCCTTCACACAAGTTTCACAG GTTCAACAGAAACTGAACGACCTCCAGGTGGAGGAAAGGTCAGTGACAGCCCAGCTCAGCTGGAAGAGAGCCCTGGAGGACAGCTCTCCTGTCATGGTCAATGGATCAGCAGGTCCTATTGCAGAGCTGCACCAGGGGGACCCCTTTCAACAGGACCTCTTCCAGGATGACCAGCCTAAagagctgaaggaggaagaaccagctgctgtttgcaaTCTTCAGAAAGAACATTCAGATCAAaatgagaaaggagaggaagaagagaaggaggatgaGAGTCCAAATacacaagaggaagaaaagccAAAGCCTGATGCCTTGGATGATCTGTATACTAGTCTAGCCTCTTCTGATATGTACAATAGTCTGTCAACCCTCTCCAAGCAACGGGACAACACTGTTATG gaacacagTAGTCCTGAAGTCTCCTCTGAAGTTGCAGATGATATAGAGGAATCCTCTAAAGAGAGCCCACCAAAG GTTGCATCACCAGAGCAAGAGAGCAAACAGGAGCCAGCAGAGTCCACAGAAACCACCACCTCCTCGTTACCACCTCAAGTCGGCCCTCGCTCTGTGCCGCCACAGACCagccctccctccctgcctgagATGGACTTCTTCCATTCAGACCCTTTTACTGACC ATGATCCATTCAAAGATGATCCATTTGGAAAAGCAGATGTTGCAG ATCCATTTGGAGGAGATCCGTTTAAAGGGACAGATCCCTTTGCTGCAGACTCTTTCTTCACACAGACCTCCAGCGCCCCCTTTTCCTCAGAAGACCCTTTCTCTGCCTCAGCTGACCCG TTCGGTACCACTGCTGGCATGCCAGAACCAGACCTGTTTGCAGCCAAGCTCAATGACACGGCGGCTGCACCAGAAGCCGGTTCCGAT CCTTTCACCTCCAAACCTAACAATCCGGCCTTAGCAGGCACGGATCCATTCAGCTCCGCAGGAAGCGGTGTGGCTGAGTCTGACCCGTTTGGAGGCAAAGCCAAC GCCATGGCTGAAGCAGATCCTTTCAGTTCTCAGGATGGAGGGACAGATCCCTTCAGCTGCTCACCAGCCAGCTCTGATATGGCAGTG aaGGACGTTGCAGCAACCAATGACCCCTTCGCTCCAGGTGGTACTACAGTTAGCGCCAGCTCAGATCCAG ATCCGTTTGCTGCCGTGTTTGGTAATGAATCATATGGAGGAGGCTTTGCAGATTTCAGTGCCTTGGCTAAG TCAAATGGTGCTGACCAGTTCGGCATCAACAATAAGAACCTGTTCCAGGAAGACAGTCAGTCTACCAGCCCCGACATCCCCCCTGCCCTGCCCCCAAAAACGGGTACGCCAACCagaccacctcctccacctccag GTAAGAAATCGTCCATCTCCAGGACAGAGTCCTCTGACTCCTTCCACCGACGAGGGCACTTCCTCCCACAGCCTTCGGGagacttctcctcctcttcctcctcgccCTCCCTGCCTGCCAAGGATCCTTTAGCCGACCCCTTCgccccttcctcccctcctcgcCACAACGTACGGGAAGCTGACCGATTTGCCAGCTTCGACAAA TATCCAACAGAGGAAGACATGATAGAGTGGGCAAAGCGCGAGAGCGAGCGAGAGGAAAAGGAGCGGCTTGCCAGGCTCACCCAGCAGGAGCAAGAGGACCTGGAGCTGGCTATCGCTCTCAGCAAGTCTGAACTCTCCTGA